In the genome of Flavobacterium panacagri, one region contains:
- a CDS encoding helix-turn-helix domain-containing protein has translation MIFTIFFNTAIFQGIVLGAIILKSPLFKSKANKYLAYAIFTLSILIANLVFEIIDLYNSMPFLRFLDDVEWAFLFPVLIFMFVIHQVNHPIRNSKNIRWLFVPFLYSALANVFYDCDAVAHIFTIPHFLKSAIETLGSFDFYIILAFMPFMAVYTFRFITFSKDKQEKKWITFLWLLVYVLMLSWITAILITLFFEYDVSFVMRILALFATFLIHCTAYYGVFRYRLADNKAGIDELLNKKIVLDGEASIEEVILNKANDAAALEFFTKENPYFKRLELLCKENEIYRDSNLNREKVAEQLGISPGYVSQLINAITGDNFANYINNYRVEAVKEMILDADYENYSLLAIGLESGFTSKTTFHNAFKKSTGMTPNGFRNNNK, from the coding sequence TTGATCTTTACTATTTTTTTTAACACGGCAATTTTTCAGGGAATAGTTCTTGGAGCAATTATCTTAAAATCACCATTATTTAAGAGCAAGGCCAATAAATATCTGGCTTATGCAATATTTACTCTTTCGATTCTTATTGCCAATCTCGTCTTCGAAATAATTGATCTTTACAACAGTATGCCTTTTCTGCGCTTTCTTGATGATGTCGAATGGGCATTTCTCTTTCCTGTATTAATTTTTATGTTTGTTATACATCAGGTAAATCATCCCATCAGAAATTCGAAAAATATTCGCTGGCTGTTTGTTCCATTTCTTTATTCCGCTCTTGCAAATGTTTTTTATGATTGTGATGCTGTTGCACATATTTTTACAATACCGCACTTTCTTAAAAGCGCTATAGAAACTTTAGGAAGTTTTGATTTTTATATTATTCTTGCATTTATGCCTTTTATGGCTGTTTACACTTTTCGTTTCATTACATTTTCAAAAGACAAACAGGAAAAAAAATGGATTACTTTTTTATGGCTTTTGGTTTATGTTTTAATGCTTTCTTGGATAACGGCTATTTTGATAACACTTTTTTTCGAATATGATGTTTCATTTGTTATGCGGATTCTGGCATTGTTTGCTACGTTTTTAATTCATTGCACAGCTTATTATGGTGTGTTCAGATATAGATTAGCCGACAATAAAGCAGGTATTGATGAATTATTGAATAAAAAGATTGTATTAGATGGCGAAGCATCTATCGAAGAAGTGATTCTTAATAAAGCAAATGATGCAGCAGCTTTGGAGTTCTTTACAAAAGAAAATCCTTATTTTAAGAGACTTGAACTTCTTTGTAAAGAAAATGAGATTTACAGAGACAGCAATCTCAACAGAGAAAAAGTGGCAGAACAATTAGGCATAAGCCCAGGATATGTTTCGCAGCTTATTAATGCGATTACTGGAGATAATTTTGCCAATTACATAAATAACTATCGGGTAGAAGCGGTGAAAGAAATGATTCTCGATGCAGACTATGAAAATTACAGCTTGTTGGCAATAGGATTAGAATCTGGATTTACTTCAAAGACAACATTCCACAATGCGTTCAAAAAATCGACAGGAATGACTCCAAACGGCTTCCGCAATAACAATAAATAA
- a CDS encoding Hsp70 family protein produces the protein MKNINIGIDLGTTNSGIAKYENGKISIYKNPVGFKDTIPSVVSFRKGRIQIGEKAREHSATNAENVFSSFKRKMGSDEIYFIKDLNENRSPIELSSMVLKELINFAQGEKLRSAVITIPASFDTIQSNATKKAGYLAGFEEIVLLQEPIAACLAYSNSLNIEITSDKKWLVYDFGGGTFDIALVNINERDLKVFDHKGNNFLGGVDLDTLFVEKIICPKIEKQTQENNLWSKLISKENSVYNKLFFELLYKAEEAKKELSIKEISSIEIDFDELEISLDIDISRKELESIIQPKFEESFHLVEKLIKENFLSFSDIERIILVGGTTYIPYIRQQLQERTQIQVETNIDPTTAVMLGAAYYAGSKPSELIEEEITSKPAAVENNIQVETIYEPHSKDSEELIVILLEESFEGYYRITRADGGFDTGLLKANKKIAEFVPLLEKATNQFTLFLFDKQQKQIFSNPNIQITNGLYSILGQPIPNDICLELDEESGKSHMEIIFKKNDILPLKKTIYKTCSKNILRNSDQKLIINVVEGNAGNMVGSNVSIGYIEIAGSNFEQDLLKGMDIELNFKVSESRDLSIDVYISALDLEISEVFNPHQRKISIEKLASEIKNALDTILEEIRSEEQHENYEYLAKLKRSQESLTVLYNEALENKNDAITDKKYQIDELKKIYIQEFDDLIRHKHILSELEEYNSIKDSLAFYVEKGSPRQKEEFEKITKNEKEFLQSNNKYLIRKKKKELENLLENIYHNQDESYIDYFYYFRLEEPSAFKDKSKHSKLIQLGEKAIDNSNLTELKTICHQLYNLLIIKPKRTDDFNTFDGNLGIK, from the coding sequence ATGAAGAATATCAATATCGGAATTGACTTAGGAACAACAAATTCAGGAATTGCAAAATATGAAAACGGAAAAATCAGTATTTATAAAAATCCTGTTGGTTTCAAAGATACTATTCCTTCTGTCGTTTCGTTTCGAAAAGGACGCATTCAAATAGGTGAAAAAGCAAGAGAACACAGTGCAACAAATGCAGAAAATGTATTCTCTTCTTTTAAACGAAAAATGGGATCTGATGAAATTTATTTCATTAAAGACCTCAACGAAAATCGCAGTCCGATCGAACTTTCTTCAATGGTTTTGAAAGAACTAATTAATTTCGCTCAAGGAGAAAAGCTGAGATCTGCCGTTATTACAATTCCAGCTTCATTTGATACGATCCAATCCAATGCTACCAAAAAAGCAGGTTATCTGGCAGGTTTTGAAGAAATAGTTTTGCTTCAAGAACCCATTGCCGCTTGTTTGGCTTATTCGAATTCATTAAATATTGAAATTACCTCAGACAAAAAATGGCTGGTGTATGATTTTGGAGGAGGAACTTTTGATATCGCATTGGTAAATATTAACGAACGAGATTTAAAGGTATTTGATCACAAAGGGAATAATTTTCTAGGAGGCGTTGATTTGGATACTTTATTTGTTGAGAAAATTATATGTCCAAAAATCGAAAAACAGACTCAGGAAAATAATCTTTGGTCAAAACTAATTTCTAAAGAAAACTCCGTTTACAATAAACTCTTTTTTGAACTTTTGTATAAAGCAGAAGAAGCCAAAAAAGAACTTTCTATTAAAGAAATCTCAAGTATTGAAATCGATTTTGATGAGCTTGAAATTTCATTAGACATCGATATCAGCCGAAAAGAATTAGAATCCATCATTCAGCCTAAATTTGAAGAATCGTTTCATTTAGTTGAAAAATTAATTAAAGAAAACTTTCTGAGTTTTTCAGATATAGAACGCATTATTCTAGTTGGCGGCACTACATATATTCCTTACATACGCCAGCAATTGCAAGAGAGAACGCAAATTCAGGTAGAAACAAATATAGATCCAACAACTGCCGTAATGCTTGGAGCTGCTTATTATGCAGGTTCTAAACCTTCTGAATTAATTGAAGAAGAAATTACAAGCAAGCCTGCAGCTGTAGAAAACAACATTCAGGTTGAGACTATTTACGAACCGCATTCTAAAGATTCTGAAGAATTAATTGTCATTCTTTTAGAAGAATCTTTTGAGGGCTATTACAGAATTACGCGAGCTGATGGCGGTTTTGACACTGGTCTTTTGAAAGCCAATAAAAAAATAGCTGAATTTGTTCCCTTATTAGAAAAAGCAACCAATCAATTTACATTATTTTTATTCGATAAGCAGCAGAAACAAATATTTAGCAATCCAAATATCCAAATTACCAACGGATTATACAGTATTTTGGGACAGCCAATTCCAAACGATATTTGTTTAGAACTAGACGAAGAATCAGGGAAAAGCCATATGGAAATTATCTTTAAGAAAAACGATATTCTGCCACTTAAGAAAACCATTTACAAAACCTGTTCTAAAAACATATTAAGAAATTCTGACCAAAAACTGATTATAAATGTAGTAGAAGGAAATGCCGGAAATATGGTTGGCAGTAATGTCTCTATTGGATATATTGAAATAGCTGGAAGCAATTTTGAGCAGGATCTTTTAAAAGGAATGGATATCGAACTAAACTTTAAAGTTTCGGAATCTCGAGATTTAAGTATTGATGTTTACATAAGTGCTCTTGATTTGGAAATCAGTGAAGTTTTTAATCCGCATCAGCGAAAAATTTCTATTGAAAAATTAGCCTCCGAAATCAAAAATGCTTTAGATACCATTTTAGAAGAAATAAGAAGTGAAGAACAGCATGAAAATTATGAATATTTAGCCAAATTAAAAAGATCTCAGGAATCGTTGACTGTTCTATATAATGAGGCTTTAGAAAATAAAAATGATGCTATTACAGATAAAAAATATCAAATTGATGAATTGAAAAAAATCTACATTCAGGAATTTGATGATCTCATTAGACACAAACATATCTTGTCTGAGCTCGAAGAATATAACAGCATCAAAGATAGCCTTGCTTTTTATGTTGAGAAAGGAAGTCCACGCCAGAAAGAAGAATTTGAAAAAATTACAAAAAACGAGAAGGAATTTCTTCAATCAAACAATAAATATTTGATTCGCAAGAAGAAAAAAGAACTCGAAAACTTGTTAGAAAACATCTATCACAATCAGGATGAAAGCTATATAGATTATTTTTATTATTTCCGACTTGAAGAGCCGAGTGCCTTTAAAGACAAGTCTAAACATAGTAAATTGATACAATTAGGAGAAAAAGCAATCGACAATTCCAACTTAACGGAATTAAAAACAATCTGCCATCAGCTCTATAATTTATTAATTATTAAACCAAAAAGAACAGATGACTTCAATACATTTGATGGCAATCTTGGAATAAAATAA
- a CDS encoding Ppx/GppA phosphatase family protein: MLKKNKPQVLFFILFNLIFTLNSFAQKSIYAGIEIGRRAIKVSVIDVSNIRKADYKILSFWTERIPFADHIGANGQLTPEDINKTGIIVVDQLKKIRTDYKMLDENIFIVAAPVFASATNVNVLKNKIATLTNKELDVLEVNEEAKTLVKGAIPPVDYATAFLLDIGAQTTKGGYIDELKDNKLEFIPLELDFGTMTLTDAVEKTVVNKSQVNDMSTYQEKSFDFNPILRKKTKQLFDSNPPLEKKDKLYLSGGAVWAFSTLYYDENVKDHYIALTLQDVIDYDAILKNNFGKFTNLAKTNKEAARVLNTYDQKYLISANNILVTCLESIPNSGTKKIYFVKDGQVTWLISYIADRSKKVNTNF; the protein is encoded by the coding sequence ATGCTTAAAAAAAACAAACCCCAAGTTCTATTTTTTATTCTCTTTAATTTAATTTTTACCCTCAATTCCTTTGCTCAAAAAAGTATTTATGCTGGAATTGAAATTGGCCGAAGAGCAATTAAAGTTTCTGTTATTGATGTAAGTAACATTAGAAAAGCCGATTATAAAATTCTTTCCTTCTGGACAGAAAGAATTCCTTTTGCGGATCATATTGGAGCAAATGGACAACTTACGCCAGAAGATATTAACAAAACAGGTATTATAGTTGTTGACCAATTGAAAAAAATTAGAACCGACTATAAGATGTTAGACGAAAATATCTTTATCGTTGCAGCTCCTGTTTTTGCTTCTGCTACTAATGTTAATGTTCTAAAAAATAAAATTGCTACACTTACTAATAAAGAGCTTGATGTTCTTGAAGTAAATGAAGAAGCAAAAACCTTAGTAAAAGGTGCTATTCCTCCTGTTGATTATGCAACGGCATTCCTTTTAGACATTGGAGCTCAAACTACTAAAGGTGGTTATATTGATGAACTCAAAGATAATAAATTAGAATTTATTCCTTTGGAACTTGATTTTGGTACCATGACTCTTACTGATGCTGTAGAAAAAACGGTTGTAAACAAAAGTCAGGTGAATGATATGTCTACTTACCAAGAAAAGTCTTTTGACTTTAATCCGATTCTGCGTAAAAAGACAAAACAGCTTTTTGATTCCAATCCTCCTTTAGAAAAAAAGGATAAATTATATTTATCTGGAGGTGCAGTTTGGGCTTTTTCAACACTTTATTATGATGAGAACGTTAAAGACCATTATATTGCTTTGACGCTTCAAGATGTTATTGACTATGATGCTATTCTGAAAAACAACTTTGGAAAGTTTACAAACCTTGCAAAAACGAATAAAGAAGCTGCAAGAGTTTTAAATACATACGATCAAAAATACCTTATTTCGGCAAACAATATATTGGTAACATGTCTGGAAAGTATTCCAAATTCTGGAACAAAGAAAATTTACTTTGTAAAAGATGGACAAGTGACTTGGTTGATTTCTTATATAGCAGACCGCTCTAAAAAAGTTAATACTAATTTCTAA
- a CDS encoding serine hydrolase translates to MKKMRIRFALLLFICFASSASFAQLSAAKIDSLMLNTLQRFKVAGASIAVVKDGKIIHSKGYGVNSIETKKAVDEYTNFQIASNSKAFTTAALSILEDEGKLKWTDKVKNYLPEFKMYNDYVTENFNIQDLVTHRSGLGLGVGDLMFFPDGSNFTVQDVTKSFQHFKPVSAFRTKFDYDNLLYIIAGEIIAKVSGMPYEQFVQQRIITPLQMNHTFVGNLLQDKTNLAVPHSSVSGTIKTIEAYDIGIASAAGGIYSNVADMAKWMIVRLNKGKYGEDQKSSLFSLKNHDRMWRLHTIMPVDSDPRYNSHFNGYGLGWFLSDVKGNLKVEHTGGLPGMLSKVTLFPDLNLGIVILTNTENGGGGLFTAVSNTIEDSYLGLDNFGWTDKVAQWLDEDKTESDDVTKNVWKKVASAKNTKIKNEDYVGIYEDPWFGKAEVFLNNKQLWIKCLRSPKLNGTMAFYNANTFAVKWEYQAMNCDAFVLFSLDETGKAQSIKMKGISPNMDFSFDFQDLDFKRVEK, encoded by the coding sequence ATGAAAAAAATGAGAATTCGTTTCGCTTTATTACTTTTTATTTGTTTTGCCTCTTCGGCATCATTTGCCCAATTATCAGCTGCAAAAATTGATTCTTTAATGTTAAATACGCTCCAAAGATTTAAAGTTGCTGGAGCATCCATTGCGGTGGTTAAAGACGGAAAAATAATTCATTCGAAAGGTTACGGAGTTAATTCTATCGAAACCAAAAAAGCAGTAGACGAATACACCAATTTTCAAATTGCATCCAATAGCAAAGCTTTTACAACAGCTGCTTTATCCATTTTAGAAGACGAAGGTAAATTGAAATGGACGGATAAGGTTAAAAATTATCTGCCTGAATTTAAAATGTATAACGATTATGTTACAGAGAATTTTAATATTCAGGATTTAGTAACGCATCGCAGCGGACTTGGATTAGGTGTTGGTGATTTGATGTTTTTTCCCGACGGATCCAACTTTACAGTGCAAGATGTTACAAAAAGTTTTCAGCATTTCAAACCTGTTTCTGCCTTTAGAACAAAATTTGACTATGATAATTTACTTTATATAATTGCTGGGGAAATAATCGCAAAAGTCAGCGGAATGCCTTATGAGCAATTTGTACAACAAAGAATTATAACTCCTTTGCAGATGAATCACACTTTTGTTGGAAATCTGCTGCAAGATAAAACAAATCTTGCCGTTCCACATTCTTCCGTATCTGGAACCATCAAAACAATCGAGGCTTATGATATTGGAATAGCAAGCGCTGCAGGAGGCATTTATTCCAATGTTGCTGACATGGCAAAATGGATGATTGTGCGATTAAATAAAGGTAAATATGGAGAAGATCAAAAGTCGTCTTTGTTCTCTTTAAAAAACCATGATAGAATGTGGCGTCTACACACTATTATGCCTGTAGATTCTGATCCGAGATACAATTCTCATTTTAATGGTTACGGTTTAGGATGGTTTTTATCAGATGTAAAAGGCAATCTTAAAGTAGAACATACAGGAGGTCTGCCAGGAATGTTATCTAAAGTAACCTTGTTTCCTGATCTAAACTTAGGAATTGTTATTCTGACGAATACTGAAAATGGCGGTGGCGGTCTTTTTACTGCGGTATCCAATACTATTGAGGACAGTTATTTAGGTCTGGATAATTTTGGCTGGACAGATAAAGTAGCGCAATGGCTGGATGAAGATAAAACGGAAAGCGATGATGTAACCAAAAATGTCTGGAAAAAAGTCGCTTCTGCAAAAAACACTAAAATAAAAAACGAAGATTACGTTGGCATTTATGAAGACCCTTGGTTTGGAAAAGCAGAAGTATTTTTGAATAATAAGCAATTGTGGATCAAATGTCTTCGTTCTCCAAAATTAAATGGCACAATGGCTTTTTATAATGCCAATACATTTGCAGTAAAATGGGAATATCAGGCCATGAATTGTGATGCTTTTGTTCTATTTTCACTAGACGAAACAGGTAAGGCACAGTCTATTAAAATGAAAGGAATTTCTCCAAACATGGACTTTAGTTTTGATTTTCAGGATTTGGATTTCAAAAGAGTAGAGAAATAG
- a CDS encoding helix-turn-helix domain-containing protein, translating to MIYTTLLNIAIFQGIVLGFIILKSSLFNSKSNKYLAYLLLTLSIVLLNYVFELQDVFKSYPFLRFIDAFDWVFLLPVFTFLFIINRIDDTVKNKQKTYLYYIPFVYNSTLTVGVYLDIIAGIYKIPESYMYLIDILRMIQFLLAVSIVLFLPLYSYFMVKHLKDPQEKKWVITLLTFMYMLLVFWLTTYMVGWFFQLDVSSIMSVLGLAATFVIHWTAYIGIYKYKLAKNKQAIFNFLNNDLAISPDQLHIIENNIVEEYRESITADNLYFQKLELLCQEEHIYNDSTLNREKVAEKLGISPGYLSQIINTVTGDNFANYINQYRVEAVKEMISNPEYENYNLLAMGLESGFTSKTTFYKAFKKVTGLTPNEYKNASK from the coding sequence TTGATTTATACAACACTTTTAAATATTGCTATTTTTCAGGGAATAGTCTTAGGCTTCATTATTTTAAAGTCTTCCTTATTCAATAGTAAATCGAATAAATATCTCGCGTACTTACTTTTGACACTTTCCATCGTTTTACTAAATTATGTTTTTGAACTTCAAGATGTATTTAAATCCTATCCTTTTTTACGTTTTATAGACGCTTTCGATTGGGTATTTCTATTACCTGTTTTCACATTTCTGTTTATTATAAACCGCATCGATGATACTGTAAAAAACAAGCAAAAAACGTATTTGTATTACATTCCATTTGTCTACAACAGTACTCTTACTGTTGGAGTTTATCTTGACATTATAGCTGGAATTTATAAAATTCCTGAGTCCTACATGTACCTAATCGATATCCTTAGGATGATTCAATTTTTATTGGCCGTTAGCATCGTATTGTTTCTACCACTTTACTCCTATTTTATGGTAAAACATTTAAAGGATCCACAAGAGAAAAAATGGGTCATTACTTTATTAACTTTCATGTATATGCTGTTAGTTTTCTGGCTAACTACCTATATGGTTGGCTGGTTTTTCCAATTAGATGTTTCTTCTATTATGAGTGTTCTGGGTTTAGCTGCAACATTTGTAATTCATTGGACAGCCTATATCGGTATTTACAAATACAAATTGGCCAAAAACAAACAAGCTATTTTCAATTTTCTAAACAACGATTTAGCTATTTCGCCTGACCAGCTACATATCATTGAAAATAATATAGTCGAAGAATATCGAGAATCGATAACGGCAGATAATCTTTATTTTCAAAAACTGGAACTTCTTTGCCAAGAGGAGCACATTTATAACGACAGTACATTAAACAGAGAAAAAGTAGCCGAAAAACTAGGCATAAGCCCAGGATATCTTTCTCAAATCATAAATACTGTAACAGGAGATAACTTTGCCAATTACATTAATCAATACCGAGTTGAAGCGGTTAAGGAAATGATCTCAAATCCTGAATACGAAAACTACAATCTGCTAGCAATGGGGCTAGAGTCTGGTTTTACTTCTAAAACGACTTTTTATAAAGCCTTTAAAAAAGTTACTGGTCTAACACCAAATGAATACAAAAACGCTAGCAAATAA
- a CDS encoding DUF3575 domain-containing protein yields the protein MKKNYLLLIILLAFYSANAQNETESNPFEKKNDITINAIAAFNKTLNVSYERHLNNRSSLGIYYFHVLTTDTSNDMNYSISPYYRRYFGKKYASGWFVEGFGMLASTDGKKIYTSEDHSIYAENPDVINFALGAGGGWKWVSKSGFLFEANIGYGGILINADKTDHTIVAKFGLSAGYRF from the coding sequence ATGAAAAAAAACTATTTACTACTTATCATTTTACTTGCCTTTTATTCCGCCAATGCTCAAAATGAAACCGAATCAAATCCTTTTGAGAAAAAAAATGACATTACCATAAATGCAATTGCGGCCTTTAACAAAACCCTAAACGTAAGCTACGAAAGACATTTAAACAACAGATCGTCGTTAGGCATTTATTATTTTCATGTATTAACAACCGACACAAGCAATGACATGAATTATTCTATTTCTCCCTATTACAGAAGATATTTTGGTAAAAAATACGCATCGGGCTGGTTTGTGGAAGGATTTGGAATGCTAGCTTCAACAGATGGTAAAAAAATATACACTTCAGAAGATCATTCCATATATGCCGAAAATCCCGACGTTATTAATTTTGCTCTCGGTGCCGGCGGAGGCTGGAAATGGGTTAGTAAAAGCGGATTTCTTTTTGAAGCAAATATTGGTTATGGCGGTATATTAATCAATGCTGATAAAACAGATCATACTATTGTTGCAAAATTTGGACTTAGTGCTGGATATCGATTTTAA
- a CDS encoding M23 family metallopeptidase, with the protein MKQIKFLGCFFAIIFMFLFASCADMLMGDEGKYDEDVYLNYKTKTVLELPFEDDWYIVAGGKSLELNHHFTPNRHQRYALDIVHVINRRGNTGDGTKNEDYYCFGKRLNASGDGKIIAMENTIEDNVPGIKNSKQSFGNYIIIDHLNGEFSFMLHLKKNSIIVKVGDTVKRGQQVGLAGNSGYSTGPHLHYHLQSTSSLATGVGLPMQFQNYYADDVFTERGEPITSQIVRKN; encoded by the coding sequence ATGAAACAAATCAAATTTTTGGGATGCTTTTTTGCAATTATCTTTATGTTTTTATTTGCCTCCTGTGCAGACATGCTGATGGGTGATGAAGGAAAATACGACGAAGATGTCTACTTAAATTATAAGACAAAAACGGTTTTAGAACTGCCTTTTGAAGACGACTGGTATATAGTCGCGGGAGGAAAATCTCTGGAATTAAATCATCATTTTACTCCTAACCGTCACCAAAGATATGCTTTAGACATTGTCCATGTAATAAATCGAAGAGGAAATACGGGAGACGGAACCAAAAATGAAGATTATTATTGTTTTGGGAAACGTTTGAACGCCTCTGGAGACGGAAAAATAATAGCAATGGAAAACACAATTGAGGATAATGTTCCGGGAATTAAAAATAGTAAGCAATCGTTTGGGAATTATATTATTATTGATCATTTGAATGGAGAGTTTTCTTTTATGCTTCATTTAAAAAAGAATTCTATAATAGTAAAAGTTGGAGATACAGTAAAGAGGGGGCAGCAGGTTGGTCTGGCAGGAAACAGCGGTTACTCTACAGGCCCGCATCTGCATTACCATCTGCAGTCAACTTCCTCTCTTGCAACGGGTGTTGGTCTTCCTATGCAGTTTCAAAATTACTATGCTGATGATGTTTTTACAGAAAGAGGAGAGCCAATTACTTCTCAGATCGTGAGGAAAAACTAA
- a CDS encoding porin family protein: MKKILLLTVFTVLGFMNVNAQKIKFGAKAGLNFSTVSGDNTNNIDYVTSQHVGLVSEIPISEKFSFQPEVMYSRQGYSLNTDVVAMNYLNIPLMGKYYVTKGLSLEAGPQVGFLLSAKNEKTDVKDSFNTVDFGVNFGIGYKLENGLNFGVRYNLGLTDINNVDNSSIKNRNGAFQVSVGYFFF, encoded by the coding sequence ATGAAAAAAATTTTATTACTAACTGTTTTTACAGTTTTAGGATTTATGAATGTAAATGCTCAAAAAATTAAATTTGGAGCTAAAGCGGGTTTAAACTTTTCAACTGTCAGCGGAGATAACACCAATAACATTGATTATGTAACATCTCAGCATGTTGGCCTTGTATCGGAAATTCCAATCTCTGAAAAATTTTCTTTCCAACCTGAAGTAATGTATTCTCGTCAGGGATATAGCTTGAATACAGATGTTGTTGCTATGAACTATCTGAACATTCCTTTAATGGGAAAATACTATGTAACAAAAGGATTGAGCCTTGAAGCTGGACCGCAGGTAGGTTTTTTACTTTCTGCTAAAAATGAAAAAACTGATGTAAAAGATTCGTTTAATACTGTTGATTTTGGTGTTAATTTTGGTATAGGCTATAAACTAGAAAACGGACTTAATTTTGGTGTAAGATATAATCTGGGATTAACTGACATTAATAATGTAGATAATTCTTCAATCAAAAATAGAAATGGAGCATTTCAAGTATCCGTTGGGTATTTCTTTTTCTAA
- a CDS encoding MutS-related protein → MKNIQDLNIKNEILPIFDYSLNSFTKNRLLYLLETPLKGENEIIERQNILKAFGSNMNVLESYSYTVLYLNEVHFFLNTFKAVNLKSKGFLFSSPDDDEILLKNKLHQLILFFHRLESFYFSRIRVKDFPEIYRKDLNRILSFLSFFELKHYEFIIREKRLKRKHIKELADKILKLQIEQRIETFWGDLFLFESYCSISLAVKNKKFSFPTFHEKEINLNEFYHPLVQNPVKNNFTASSNVIVLNGPNMSGKSTFLKSISLCVYLGNLGLAIPASKGIIPVCSDFSIGINKRDNILSGYSHFMTEIMNLKDVVLNAAEGKKCFAVFDELFSGTNVEDASEICRTTINGLSKYSNSYFFISTHIQELRDVTNDNIATFYLDCELINNVPTFTYKLKKGWSDIKVGRILFDKVGLNELLNTSKSSDN, encoded by the coding sequence ATGAAGAATATTCAAGATTTAAATATAAAAAACGAAATACTGCCGATATTTGATTATTCCTTAAATTCTTTTACAAAAAATAGGCTTCTTTATTTATTGGAAACACCTCTAAAAGGTGAAAATGAAATTATAGAAAGACAAAATATTCTCAAGGCTTTCGGATCTAATATGAACGTTTTGGAAAGTTATTCCTATACCGTTCTTTATTTAAATGAAGTTCACTTTTTTCTAAATACATTTAAAGCAGTAAACTTAAAAAGTAAAGGTTTTCTTTTTTCGAGTCCAGATGATGATGAAATTCTTTTGAAGAACAAACTGCATCAATTGATATTGTTTTTTCACAGACTGGAATCTTTCTATTTTTCAAGAATTAGGGTCAAAGATTTTCCTGAAATTTACAGAAAAGACTTAAATAGGATTCTATCTTTTCTTTCATTTTTTGAATTGAAACATTATGAGTTTATAATCAGGGAAAAACGTTTAAAAAGAAAACATATTAAAGAACTAGCAGATAAAATTCTGAAGCTGCAGATCGAGCAGAGAATAGAAACATTTTGGGGAGATTTATTTTTGTTCGAATCGTATTGTTCTATCAGTTTGGCAGTAAAAAATAAAAAGTTTTCTTTTCCAACTTTTCACGAGAAAGAAATCAATCTTAACGAATTCTATCATCCATTGGTTCAAAATCCAGTTAAAAATAATTTTACAGCTTCGAGTAATGTTATTGTATTAAATGGACCGAATATGTCAGGAAAATCGACTTTTCTTAAGTCTATTAGTTTGTGTGTTTATTTAGGAAATCTTGGACTTGCCATTCCTGCGTCAAAAGGGATAATTCCTGTTTGCAGTGATTTTTCAATTGGAATTAATAAACGAGATAATATCTTAAGCGGATACAGTCATTTTATGACAGAAATTATGAATCTTAAAGATGTCGTTTTAAACGCAGCAGAAGGAAAGAAATGTTTTGCAGTATTTGACGAACTCTTTAGCGGAACAAATGTTGAAGATGCTTCAGAAATTTGCCGAACTACCATAAATGGTCTTAGTAAGTATAGTAATTCCTATTTCTTTATTTCTACCCATATTCAGGAATTAAGAGATGTTACCAATGATAATATCGCTACATTTTACTTAGATTGTGAATTGATTAACAATGTGCCGACTTTTACCTATAAATTAAAAAAAGGATGGTCGGATATTAAAGTCGGCAGAATTTTATTTGATAAAGTCGGGTTGAATGAGCTTCTCAATACTTCAAAGTCAAGTGATAATTAA